Proteins found in one Opitutaceae bacterium genomic segment:
- the rfbA gene encoding glucose-1-phosphate thymidylyltransferase RfbA yields MSSRKGIVLAGGSGTRLYPLTIAVSKQLMPVYDKPMVYYPLSVLMLSGIREILLISTPTDLPLFKRLLGDGSQYGIQLSYAEQPSPDGLAQAFHIAGDHQFLTGKEDSTLILGDNLFYGHDLVACLKRASDRPKGSTIFGYHVSDPKAYGVVEFAPDGKVLSLEEKPQQPKSNYAIPGIYFYDKDVVPMARSLKPSKRGELEITDLNRLYLERGDLHVELLGRGTAWLDTGTHDSLIEAGQFVSVVENRQGLKIACLEEIAYRQGWMNQAQLEEQIKRLGKSSYGAYLKNLLTNRL; encoded by the coding sequence ATGTCCTCTCGAAAAGGGATTGTTCTTGCGGGCGGCAGCGGCACACGCCTCTACCCCCTCACCATCGCTGTCAGCAAGCAACTGATGCCGGTCTATGACAAGCCGATGGTCTATTACCCGCTGTCGGTCCTGATGCTTTCCGGAATCCGGGAAATCCTGCTGATTTCAACGCCCACGGATCTCCCGCTCTTCAAGCGCCTCCTTGGCGACGGAAGTCAATATGGAATCCAGTTGAGCTACGCGGAACAACCGTCTCCGGACGGCCTCGCCCAGGCTTTTCACATCGCCGGCGACCACCAGTTTCTGACCGGCAAAGAGGACTCCACGCTCATTCTTGGTGACAATCTCTTCTACGGCCACGATCTGGTGGCCTGCCTGAAGCGAGCGTCAGACCGACCAAAAGGCTCGACTATTTTTGGCTATCACGTGTCTGATCCCAAGGCGTACGGCGTCGTCGAGTTTGCCCCCGATGGCAAGGTCCTCTCGCTCGAGGAAAAGCCTCAGCAGCCGAAGTCGAACTATGCCATTCCCGGCATCTACTTCTACGACAAGGACGTCGTTCCGATGGCACGCTCGCTCAAACCGTCCAAGCGCGGGGAGTTGGAGATCACAGACCTCAACCGGCTGTACCTCGAACGAGGAGACCTTCATGTGGAATTGCTCGGCCGCGGAACCGCCTGGCTTGATACTGGCACCCACGACTCACTGATCGAGGCGGGCCAGTTCGTCAGTGTGGTGGAGAATCGGCAGGGACTGAAGATCGCTTGTCTCGAGGAGATTGCCTACCGGCAGGGTTGGATGAACCAGGCCCAGCTCGAGGAACAAATCAAACGGCTTGGGAAGTCCAGCTACGGGGCCTACCTAAAAAACTTGCTCACGAACCGGCTCTGA